A region of the Pricia mediterranea genome:
TCAACAACACCGCCGAACGCTTCGAACGTCTGGCGGAACTCGAACCCAACAACGAAGAACAGTTCTTGGCCTGTTCCTACGCCACTAAGGCGCTGTTGAAGTTCCGCACCAAACAAGGATTATTGCATAACGATTCAGGACGCTTTATCGCTTTGGATACGTTGCGTAAGGAAGAAAAAATGAAATTAAAGCGTACCTTCAAGACCATTAAGGAACTACAGGAACTGATCAAGCTCCGCTTTAAGGTAACGAGTATGTTAGGATGATTCGATTCTTCAGGAACTTCTTTGCACCCAAAAAACGGAACTATCCCGATTTTTGGATGGACTATGCCGAGCAATTCGAAAACGGCCAGCCAACAACACTGGCGGACATCCGTTTTGTCGTTTTCGATACCGAAACCACGGGACTTGACCTTGAGAAGGACCGGATATTGTCCATCGGTGCCCTCTCCCTACAAAATGACAGCATCGATATCGACAGCAGTTTCGAGATTTTCCTGGATCAGGAGTTCTATCACGCGGGGAACATCGCCATCCACGGTATTTTGCGGGACGAGATCCAACCTCGCATCTCCGAAATAGAGGCCCTTCGACTGTTGCTTGATTATATAGGGAATTGCATTTTGGTGGCGCATCACGCCAGTTTTGACCGTGCTATGATCGATCGCGCGTTAAAACGTCATGGGATGCCTAGATTACAGAACCGGTTTTTAGATACCTCCGCCCTTTACAAGCGTACGCTCATTTCTTCCGCCCTCTTACAAAAAAAGGACCAATATTCGCTGGACGAACTCGCCGAGAAATTTGACATCCCCGTCAAGGACCGACATACCGCCCTGGGCGATGCCTATATCACGGCCATCGCCTTTTTAAAGATCATGGGGCGGTTGAAGGTTAAGGACGGTTTTTTGGTGAAAAGGCTATTCAAGTGACAACCAACAGCATTGAGAAGATTACAAAAGCAGCAAAATTTCTTATGCAATACTTCGCGTCAAAGCCCTTGAGCGAAATCGGAACGTGCTGACATTCGGGGTTCTAAGAATCGAGAACATCGATTTCTCCCGAATAAGGCATTCGCGACGCTACGGTATGGGGCTGTAAAGCGAAAGAAACTTACGAGAACTTTATTTGTGATCAGCGGTTTTCAAGTAGTCAAGCACATTTTTTTCGATACGTTCCTGAATATCCGAGATATCGGCCTTGACGAAAGTTTCCCCTGTAATATTCTCGTACAGTTCGATATACCGCTCGGAAACGGACTCGATATAAACATCGGACATTTCGGGAACGGACTGCCCTTCCAGTCCTTGGAATCCGTTTTGAATCAGCCATTGGCGCACGAATTCCTTTGAAAGCTGCTTTTGGGGCTCGCCCCTATCCTGTCGCTCTTGATATCCATCGGCATAGAAATACCGGGACGAATCGGGCGTATGAATCTCATCGATCAAGACAATTTTCCCTTCCTTGGTCTTTCCAAATTCGTATTTGGTATCCACCAAGATCAGTCCCCGCTCGGCGGCAATCTCGGTACCCCTGGCAAAAAGGGCGCGGGTGTATTTCTCCAGCACTGCATAGTCCGCTGCCGACACGATTTTTCTTTTTAGGATATTTTCCTTGGAAATATCCTCATCGTGATCGCCCTTTTCCGCTTTGGTAGCGGGGGTAATAATCGGCTCGGGGAATTTATCGTTTTCCTGCATGCCCTCGGGCATTTCGATTCCGCAGATCTCGGTTTTCCCGGCCTTGTATTCCCGAGCTGCATGTCCCGATAAATAGCCTCGGATTACCATTTCCACCTTATAGGGTTCGCAGGCGTGGCCGACGGCAACATTGGGGTCCGGCGTGGCCATCAACCAGTTGGGGACGATATCTGCCGTAGCGGCCATCATTTTTGTAGCGATCTGGTTCAATATCTGTCCCTTGTAGGGAATCCCTTTCGGCATCACTACATCGAAAGCGGAAAGCCGGTCCGTGGCGACCATGACCAAGATGTTGTCTTCAAGGGCATACACCTCTCGGACTTTGCCCTTATAAAGACTTTTTTGACCTGGAAAACTGAAATTGGTAGCTGTGATGGTGTTTTTCATTTCTGATGCTCGATATTCCTGTACGCATTAATGACCTTTTTTACCAATTTATGGCGAATGACATCTTTATCATCGAGGTATATGATCTCGATGCCGGGCACGTCCTTTAAAATCAATAAGGCCTCTTTCAGGCCCGAGATAACCCTTCGTGGCAGGTCGATCTGTCCGGGATCGCCCGTAATCATAAATTTGGCGTTCTTGCCCATTCTGGTCAGGAACATTTTCATCTGGGCGTGGGTGGTATTCTGGGCCTCATCGAGAATTACGAAGGCATTGTCTAGGGTTCGTCCCCGCATAAAGGCCAGCGGTGCGATCTGAATGATACCGGTTTCGATCAAATGGGCCAATTTTTCGGCCGGAATCATATCCCGCAGCCCGTCGTAGAGCGGTTGCATGTACGGGTCTAGCTTTTCCTTGAGATCGCCGGGCAAAAATCCCAGGTTCTCGCCAGCTTCTACTGCGGGACGGGTCAAAATAATCCGTTTCACCTGCTTCTCCTTCAGGGCCTTGACGGCCAAGGCCACCCCGGTATAGGTTTTTCCGGTACCGGCGGGACCGATGGCGAATACCATATCGTTTTTACGGGCCGCATCGACCAATTTGCGCTGATTTGCGGTCTGGGCCTTGATCAATCGTCCGCTAACGCCGTGCACCAAGGTTTCCCCACTTTTCTCCGGAGCGTCATAATCCGACGGCGTGGTACTGGTCAATACCCGTTCGATCACGTTCTCGTCCAATTTGTTATATTTTGCAAAATGGGAAGTGAGCATATCGAACCGGCGGTCAAATTCCTCTAAAAGCTCCTCATCGCCATAGGCCTTTATCTTGTTGCCCCGCGCTACAATCTTTAATTTAGGGAAATACTTTTTGAGCAGATCGATATTCTGATTGCCCTGGCCAAAAAATTCCCTCGGGCTGATCTCGGTGAGTTCTAGTATGAGTTCGTTCAAAAACTTTATATATTAAGGTGAAAGCCAACGGGCAATTATTTCGCTTGGCTATTATTTTGCACTAATTTTGTGCGTTTACGTTAGGATAACAAATTTAACCAAAAATCAGCTGTTCTAAGCAAAACATATCAACAACCCTACATGGCGATCATAACCTTGACCACGGATTTCGGACTTAAAGACCATTTTGTAGGTTCCCTTAAAGGCACCATTTACAAAGAGCTCCCCGATGCCAAAATTGTTGATATCTCACATTATATCAGTCCCTTTAATATCCACGAGTGCGCCTACGTTCTGGAAAATTCCTATAAAAATTTTCCCGAGGGCAGTATTCATATTGTCGGGGTCGATGCGGAACCGACGCCCGAGAACAAGCATATCGCCCTGTTGATCGACGGGCATTATTTTATCGTGGCCAACAACGGTATCATCGGGTTGATCACTTCCGAAAGAAAACCGGAAAAAGTGGTGGAGATCAACATTCCGAATCCCGATTACGGCTCTTTTCCCGTGTTGGATGTCTTCGTAAAAGTCGCCTGTCATATAGCTCGCGGCGGCACCCTTGAGGTGGTCGGTAAACCTTTTGACGCATTGAAAGACCTCCGTGAATTTACGCCCATCGTTTCCGATAACGGCAATAAGATCATCGGTAGCGTTATCTACATCGACAATTATGGAAACGTGGTGACCAACATCCACAAAAAGTTCTTCGATGCCTACCGCAAGGGGAGGGATTTCGAACTTACCGCCCGGTCCACCAAAATAAGCCGTATCCACAATAAATACAGCGATATCATCAATTATGACCTCGATAAGGAGCATCGCAGGGGCGCGGGAGACCTGCTGGCACTATTCAATTCCGCCCACTACATCGAACTGGCCATTTACAAGAGTGACCTGAATACCGTGGGAGGGGCTTCTACCCTATTGGGACTGGAGTTTCGGGATACGGTTACGGTGACGTTTGAGTAGGGACAGCGAAACTGTCGTTACTGATCGGGACCGACCAAATCGCGCATTGCATTCAGAGGCGAAGAGGTTGACCCTATGCGCCATGCCACGTCGGGACCGGTTAAAGCGCGCGTTGCAATCAGTTGGGTGGCTATTAAACTAGCGCGACAAGTTACGTCGGACGAAACAAACGAGCCTGTTGCCGAAGATTCGAAAGTCTCAAAATCTTTTTAGTTTTGTGCGATGGTCGGTTGAGATTCCCGTTACAGGAACCAAACCATCGGTACGTCCATGGAAATCAAACTGCGAAACACACTATGCTCGCCATCTTTAAACGCGAAATACGTTCCTTTTTTACTTCGGTGACCGGATACTTGGTCGTCGGACTTTTTTTGGTGCTCAACGGCCTCTTTCTATGGGTGTTCAAAGGTCCGTTTAATATTTTTGAACATGGATTCGCCAACCTGGGCAAATTCTTCCTACTGGCTCCTTGGGTGTTTCTGTTCCTGATTCCGGCGATTACCATGAAAAGCTTTTCGGAGGAAAAAAAATTGGGGACCCTGGAGTTGCTTTATATCAAACCGATCAGCCTTTGGGAGACCGTATTGGGTAAGTTTTTGGGGACGTTCTCATTAGGGTTGATCGCTCTGGCACCTACATGGGTCTATGTTTTGGCAATATCCCGTTTGGGCACCACCGTCGGAAATCTCGACATGGGCCTGGTGATCGGCTCGTATTTCGGCACTATATTCCTAATGGGATGCTATACCGCAATCGGCCTCTTCGCCTCTACCCTCTCCGAAAATCAGATCGTCGCGTTTATCGTCGGAATGTTACTCTGCTTTTTTGCCTACTATGGATTCGAGGGCGTCTCGACCCTCTTCGCGGACGGCCAAGTGGTCGTCTTCGTACGAAATTTGGGCATGAATCATCATTTTGAGCGTATTGCCCGGGGCGTTTTGGACACGAGGGACCTTATCTATTTTGTTAGTCTTTCGGCATTTTTTCTTTTTCTTACTGTGATGACGCTCAAAAACACTCCGCGATGACCTCTTTTAAATCCTTTGGACAATCCCGAACATTCCACCTATGAAAAAAACCTTTGTCACCATCGGCATGGCATTCCTGCTCGTGATTCTCGTCAATGTGCTGTCCGGCTTTGTGTACACCCGGTTTGACCTGACCGAAGACCATCGGTACACGCTTTCGGATGCCGCCATTGCCAGTGTTTCGGAATTTGAAAGACCGGTCATCGTAGATGTTTTATTGGCGGGCAATTTATCCCCCGAATTTGTAAAGCTGCGCACGGAGACCCTTCAGATCCTGGAGGAGTTTGCATCCCAAAACCCAAACATAAAGTTCACATTCGTAAATCCCCTGGAAAATACCGCGGATGTCAACCAGACCATCACCGAATTACAGGGATTGGGACTTACCCCAGCCCAAGTGACCGTCGAGGACAATAGCAAGGTGTCGCAGGACATCGTTTTCCCTTGGGCCATGGTGAACTATGGCAACAACACCGTAAAAGTACCGCTGCTGAAAAATACATTGGGAGCGACCCCCGAAGAGCGGGTCAACAACTCCGTGCAGCATTTGGAATACGCCTTTGCCGATGCGTTTTCAAAGATCAATATCAAAACAAAGAAACAGGTGGCGGTTCTGAAGGGAAACGGGGAGCTAGAGGATATCTTTCTGGCGGATTTCCTGACTGCCATCCGTGATTATTACAACATCGGGGCAATTACGATGGATTCCGTCGCTACAAATCCGCAAAAAACCCTGAATCAACTAAAGGAATACGACCTGGCCCTGATCGCCAAACCCACCGAGGCCTTTTCCGATGCCGAAAAATACGTGCTCGACCAGTTTATTGTCAGCGGTGGGAAGTCCCTCTGGTTAATGGATAAGGTAAACATGGAACTCGATAGCCTGTTCAACGAACAAGGTTCGGCCCTGGCCTTGCCCCGCGACCTGAACCTGAACGACTTCTTTTTTAAGTACGGCATCCGCATCAATTCTGATTTGGTCAACGACATGTATTTCACTCAGATCGTACTGGCGACGGGGGAAGGAAATGCATCCCAATACGATCCCGTGCCCTGGTATTATCATCCTATGGTCTTCTCGCGCAACGACCATCCTATCAACAATAATCTGGAAGCCATCCGCTTACAGTTCGCCAGTTCCATTGATACCTTATCCAACGAAAACAAAAAAACGGTACTCCTGCAAAGTTCTCCCCTGTCCCGTTTAGAAGGCACCCCACAACAGATCAGTCTCGGTATCATCAACAATCCCCCGAAAAAGGAAAACTATACCGATGGCGACAAGGCCTTGGCGGTATTGGTTGAAGGGGAATTCAACTCAGCTTTTGAAAATCGGGTCAAACCGGTGCAGCTCCAAAATCCCATAGAAAAAGGAAAATTCAATAAAATGCTGGTGGTTTCCGACGGGGACATCATCAAAAATCAGGTGCGAAAGGGCCGACCCTTGGAACTGGGATACGACAAATGGACGAACAATTACTACGGGAACAAAGAATTTTTGATAAACGCCGTCAATTACCTTTTGGATGAAAAAGGACTTATAAACATTCGAAACAAGAAGGTGGCCGTGCCCTTTTTGGACCCGCAAAAGATCGCGGTACAAAAATCCAAATGGCAGCTAATGAATATCGGGCTTCCGCTGATCTTGATCCTTCTTTTCGGATTGGGATTTGCCTATTTTAGACGACGGAAATATGCGGGCTAGCTGTTAATAAGTTTGTTTCGCTAAAAAGATCGATTCAAATATCTTTGTTTGTCTTGTTTTTGGTACTTTCAGACGTTTGCCATTCGAAATTTTGAGACGATCCCGAACACGATATGAAACAAATTTGAAATAAAACTACCCCATGAAGTTCATAGTATCGAGCACATATTTGTTAAAGAAATTGCAGATTTTAGGAGGCGTTATCAACACCAGCAATACGCTGCCTATTCTCGATAATTTTCTCTTCGACCTGAACCAGGATAAACTTACCGTCTCCGCGTCGGACCTTGAAACCACCATGAGCTCCGTGCTAAAAGTGGATTCCGACAATGAGGGCACTATTGCCGTACCGGCACGCCTGCTGTTGGATATACTAAAGACCTTTCCCGAACAGCCCTTGACCTTTGTAGTGGAGGACAACCATACCGTTGAAATCAGTTCGAACCACGGTAAATACGCCTTGGCCTACGCCGATGGGGCCGAATTTCCGAAGGCGGTCGAACTGGCGGACCCGAGTTCTACGACGCTAATGGGCGATATTCTGGCGACGGCGATCGACAAGACCATATTCGCCTCCGGAAATGACGACCTACGACCTGTGATGAGCGGGGTTTTCTTTCAGTTCTCTACAGAAAATCTCACTTTTGTGGCCACGGATGCACATAAGCTGGTCAAGTACCGTCGCGATGATGTGTCCGCTTCGGAAACCGCCGAGTTCATCATGCCGAAAAAACCCCTGAACCTGTTGAAAGGGGTTTTGGCGGGAAGCGAATCCGACGTGGTTATCGAGTACAACGACAGCAATGCCAGATTTAGTTATGAAGATACCGAGTTGATCTGCCGATTGATCGACGGCAAGTATCCGAACTACGAGGCGGTAATCCCAAAAGAGAACCCGAACAAGCTTTCGCTTTCTAGAAACCAGTTTTCGAGCTCCGTTCGCCGGGTCGCCATTTTCTCCAATAAAACAACCCACCAGATCCGTCTAAAAATCGCCGGGGCCGAACTGAACATCTCCGCTGAGGATATCGACTATAGCAACAAGGCCGAAGAACGCCTGACCTGCTCTTACCAGGGCGACGATTTGCAAATCGGGTTCAACTCCCGGTTTTTGACCGAAATGTTGACCAATCTCGATTCCGACGAGGTTACCCTTGAGATGAGCCTTCCCAACCGAGCGGGCATTCTCACGCCTTCGGACGGACTCGATGAGGGCGAGCACGTCACGATGCTGGTCATGCCGGTGATGCTGAACGGTTAGAATGTAATTTATCGATTAAGGACTCCCCCACGCAAGCGTTTAATCAAAAACCATCCGGACAATTTGGGATGGGTTTTTGCTGTTTTAAATAAGGTTCGGAAAATTTACTGATTAAATTTGACAAAAAGACGAAAGGAGATAGGAACAAAAATTGCTAAAGGCAAGAGGGGTGTTTTTATCTACTTTAACCCCGCCCGCCCGGCTCGGATTAGGGGAGCGTTTGTGTTGAGCACCTGCCTTTCTTTTTGTCCTTTCAGCCTGTTCCCCTTGCTCTTTCCATCTTTCTTCCATTTCCGAGCTTTTTCGATGGCTGGCAACGTCTTAGATTGCCCACAAAATTCGTGGCGGAGCCGTTTAAGATATAAAGCGGATCGTCATAAAATAACTGGGGGCTTCCCCGTTGCTCGCCCTTACCGCATTAATTACCGGGAGTACAAAGGCGATGATTCCTATAAAAATCAGACTTAATATCCCCAGACCGAACAATAGAATTGCCGGAATACTGAGCACCGCTAGGAGCAGAACGCTCAATTGAAAATTGACGATGGATTTTCCATGCTCGTCCATCCCCTCGATACGGTCTTTCGTGGTCAACCAGATGACCAAGGGCACAATGAGTCCGCCTACGCCGGTGACATACGTCAACAATTGGGAGAGGTGGGTCAATACCAAAAGGGAATTATTCGATTCGAGCGTTCTGTTTTGATTGATGATTTCCATTTTTGGACTGTTTTACAAGGTTAATAATTCTTTCCGGATTAGTCTTTGCCGATGAATGACGTTACAATCCCGGAAGTGTTCTATCCATAAGACGAGCCAAAGCCGCGATTGTTACAGTCGGACTTAATTGATCTTGTCAATCGGACCATCCTACAGAGGATTCGCGGACGAACATTTTCCCTATTTTTGCAGTATGATTCCAAATGATACCATCATCGCACTGGCCACGCCATCGGGAGCGGGCGCGATTGCCATCATCCGCATTTCAGGGAAGGATGCCTTCGCGACCGTTGCCTCTCTATTTCGCTCCGTCCACGGCAAAAAACTGCTGGAACAAAGGAGTCACAGCATTCTCTTGGGGCACATCGTCGAAGACGGACAAACCTTGGATGAAGTATTGGTGTCGCTATTTAAAGGTCCCCATTCCTATACCGGGGAGAATGTAGTTGAAATATCCTGTCACGGATCCCCATATATCCAACAGCAGACCATCCAGCTATTTCTTCGGAACGGATGCCGCATGGCGGATGCCGGAGAGTTTACCTTACGCGCCTTCCTCAATGGAAAGATGGATCTCAGCCAGGCCGAGGCCGTAGCCGATCTTATCGCCAGTGACAACGCGGCTTCGCATCAGGTGGCCATTCAGCAGATGCGTGGCGGTTTTAGCAATGAGATCAAAAACCTACGGGAAGAACTCCTCAATTTCGCCTCCCTTATCGAACTTGAGCTGGATTTTGCGGAGGAGGATGTCGAGTTTGCCGACCGGGGGCAATTTACCTCCCTTGTTAAAAAAATCCGAAACGTACTCAAAAAGCTTATCGACTCATTTGCCGTCGGAAACGTTATCAAGAATGGCATTCCTGTGGCCATAGTGGGAGAGCCCAACGTGGGCAAATCGACCCTGCTCAACGCCCTTTTGAACGAAGAACGCGCCTTGGTTTCCGAAATTGCAGGTACCACGCGCGACACTATCGAAGATGAGATCAGTATCGGCGGCATCGGCTTTCGCTTTATCGATACCGCCGGGATACGCGACACCGAGGATGTGGTCGAGGGTATGGGCATCAAACGGACCTTTGAAAAGATAGAAAAATCGCAGGTCACCTTGTACCTGTTCGATGCGGAGGAGGTGATGCGACTCCCAGGGGGACAAACGTCTCAATCGGGACAGGTTGAGACCGCTGCTAACTCAGATTCCGACACCGAATTCGACTTGAGACCGGATACGAGGGTAGCATCGGGAGCAGGTTCCACTTCAAGGCCCGGCACCGGTTCGGATGCAGAAGCAAATACAAGGAGAGGATTGCAAAAATTAATCTTTGAGATCGAAAAAATAAAGCAACGACATCCGCAAAAGCCCCTGATCATTGTAGCCAACAAGGTCGATAGGCTTTCGGAGGATAAAATCTCGACCCTGACATCCCATATTTCGGGTGTGGCAGGGGGGGGCGGTCGGCTTTGCCCCCCTGTCCGCCAAAACTGGGGACGGCATCGAAGCGCTTCAATCCCAACTGTTGGAATTTGTCAACAGGGGCGCCCTGCGGAACAACGAGACCATCGTCACCAACACCAGACACTACAACTCCCTCTTAAAAGCCTTGGAAGAGATCGACAAGGTACAGCTCGGCTTGGACGAAGACCTGCCCAGCGACCTCATGGCCATAGACATCCGCGAAGCCCTCTACCACCTCGGCGAAATCACCGGCCA
Encoded here:
- the dnaN gene encoding DNA polymerase III subunit beta, producing MKFIVSSTYLLKKLQILGGVINTSNTLPILDNFLFDLNQDKLTVSASDLETTMSSVLKVDSDNEGTIAVPARLLLDILKTFPEQPLTFVVEDNHTVEISSNHGKYALAYADGAEFPKAVELADPSSTTLMGDILATAIDKTIFASGNDDLRPVMSGVFFQFSTENLTFVATDAHKLVKYRRDDVSASETAEFIMPKKPLNLLKGVLAGSESDVVIEYNDSNARFSYEDTELICRLIDGKYPNYEAVIPKENPNKLSLSRNQFSSSVRRVAIFSNKTTHQIRLKIAGAELNISAEDIDYSNKAEERLTCSYQGDDLQIGFNSRFLTEMLTNLDSDEVTLEMSLPNRAGILTPSDGLDEGEHVTMLVMPVMLNG
- the gldG gene encoding gliding motility-associated ABC transporter substrate-binding protein GldG, whose product is MKKTFVTIGMAFLLVILVNVLSGFVYTRFDLTEDHRYTLSDAAIASVSEFERPVIVDVLLAGNLSPEFVKLRTETLQILEEFASQNPNIKFTFVNPLENTADVNQTITELQGLGLTPAQVTVEDNSKVSQDIVFPWAMVNYGNNTVKVPLLKNTLGATPEERVNNSVQHLEYAFADAFSKINIKTKKQVAVLKGNGELEDIFLADFLTAIRDYYNIGAITMDSVATNPQKTLNQLKEYDLALIAKPTEAFSDAEKYVLDQFIVSGGKSLWLMDKVNMELDSLFNEQGSALALPRDLNLNDFFFKYGIRINSDLVNDMYFTQIVLATGEGNASQYDPVPWYYHPMVFSRNDHPINNNLEAIRLQFASSIDTLSNENKKTVLLQSSPLSRLEGTPQQISLGIINNPPKKENYTDGDKALAVLVEGEFNSAFENRVKPVQLQNPIEKGKFNKMLVVSDGDIIKNQVRKGRPLELGYDKWTNNYYGNKEFLINAVNYLLDEKGLINIRNKKVAVPFLDPQKIAVQKSKWQLMNIGLPLILILLFGLGFAYFRRRKYAG
- a CDS encoding SAM hydrolase/SAM-dependent halogenase family protein, with the translated sequence MAIITLTTDFGLKDHFVGSLKGTIYKELPDAKIVDISHYISPFNIHECAYVLENSYKNFPEGSIHIVGVDAEPTPENKHIALLIDGHYFIVANNGIIGLITSERKPEKVVEINIPNPDYGSFPVLDVFVKVACHIARGGTLEVVGKPFDALKDLREFTPIVSDNGNKIIGSVIYIDNYGNVVTNIHKKFFDAYRKGRDFELTARSTKISRIHNKYSDIINYDLDKEHRRGAGDLLALFNSAHYIELAIYKSDLNTVGGASTLLGLEFRDTVTVTFE
- the gldF gene encoding gliding motility-associated ABC transporter permease subunit GldF; this encodes MLAIFKREIRSFFTSVTGYLVVGLFLVLNGLFLWVFKGPFNIFEHGFANLGKFFLLAPWVFLFLIPAITMKSFSEEKKLGTLELLYIKPISLWETVLGKFLGTFSLGLIALAPTWVYVLAISRLGTTVGNLDMGLVIGSYFGTIFLMGCYTAIGLFASTLSENQIVAFIVGMLLCFFAYYGFEGVSTLFADGQVVVFVRNLGMNHHFERIARGVLDTRDLIYFVSLSAFFLFLTVMTLKNTPR
- a CDS encoding phosphoribosylaminoimidazolesuccinocarboxamide synthase yields the protein MKNTITATNFSFPGQKSLYKGKVREVYALEDNILVMVATDRLSAFDVVMPKGIPYKGQILNQIATKMMAATADIVPNWLMATPDPNVAVGHACEPYKVEMVIRGYLSGHAAREYKAGKTEICGIEMPEGMQENDKFPEPIITPATKAEKGDHDEDISKENILKRKIVSAADYAVLEKYTRALFARGTEIAAERGLILVDTKYEFGKTKEGKIVLIDEIHTPDSSRYFYADGYQERQDRGEPQKQLSKEFVRQWLIQNGFQGLEGQSVPEMSDVYIESVSERYIELYENITGETFVKADISDIQERIEKNVLDYLKTADHK
- a CDS encoding 3'-5' exonuclease, with amino-acid sequence MIRFFRNFFAPKKRNYPDFWMDYAEQFENGQPTTLADIRFVVFDTETTGLDLEKDRILSIGALSLQNDSIDIDSSFEIFLDQEFYHAGNIAIHGILRDEIQPRISEIEALRLLLDYIGNCILVAHHASFDRAMIDRALKRHGMPRLQNRFLDTSALYKRTLISSALLQKKDQYSLDELAEKFDIPVKDRHTALGDAYITAIAFLKIMGRLKVKDGFLVKRLFK
- a CDS encoding PhoH family protein — encoded protein: MNELILELTEISPREFFGQGNQNIDLLKKYFPKLKIVARGNKIKAYGDEELLEEFDRRFDMLTSHFAKYNKLDENVIERVLTSTTPSDYDAPEKSGETLVHGVSGRLIKAQTANQRKLVDAARKNDMVFAIGPAGTGKTYTGVALAVKALKEKQVKRIILTRPAVEAGENLGFLPGDLKEKLDPYMQPLYDGLRDMIPAEKLAHLIETGIIQIAPLAFMRGRTLDNAFVILDEAQNTTHAQMKMFLTRMGKNAKFMITGDPGQIDLPRRVISGLKEALLILKDVPGIEIIYLDDKDVIRHKLVKKVINAYRNIEHQK
- a CDS encoding DUF4870 domain-containing protein translates to MEIINQNRTLESNNSLLVLTHLSQLLTYVTGVGGLIVPLVIWLTTKDRIEGMDEHGKSIVNFQLSVLLLAVLSIPAILLFGLGILSLIFIGIIAFVLPVINAVRASNGEAPSYFMTIRFIS